In Gemmatimonadaceae bacterium, the genomic stretch CTCCAGCGCGGGACAGATCGGCGCCAGCATCGCGGCCAGCCCACCCGTCCCGATCACGAGCGGCTCGCGGGCCGTGGGCCACTCGGCGCGGATCCGCGTCACGATCCCGCTGATCGACTCCACCGCACCGTAGACCACCCCCGAGCGGATGCACTCCTCCGTCCGGCGCCCGATCACCCGCTTCGGCGTGCGCAACTCCGTCGCCGGCAGCTTGGAGGTGCGGCGCGTGAGCGTCTCCAGCGACGTGACGACCCCCGGCGCGATCACCCCGCCCAGGAACACGCCATCGCGCGTGATGCAGTCATAGGTCGTCGCCGTGCCGAGGTCCACCACGATGCAGTCGCGGTCATAGAGACGGCTCGCGGCCAGCGTGTTGATGATGCGGTCGGCGCCGACGGTCTGCGGCTCGTCCACGTCGAGCGTGATCGGCAACGGGCTCGTCGCATCCACCGTCACGGCGTCCACCGCGAAGGCGATCGCGATCCCCTCGAGCAGAGCCGCCGTAACGGCCGGCACCACCGAGCCCACTGCGGCACCCGTCACGGCCGCCGGCGGCACCTC encodes the following:
- a CDS encoding type III pantothenate kinase; the protein is MLLVVDVGNTETTIGLADAHHVTTHWRVVTSTARTPHEHAVLLRSLLALAEVPPAAVTGAAVGSVVPAVTAALLEGIAIAFAVDAVTVDATSPLPITLDVDEPQTVGADRIINTLAASRLYDRDCIVVDLGTATTYDCITRDGVFLGGVIAPGVVTSLETLTRRTSKLPATELRTPKRVIGRRTEECIRSGVVYGAVESISGIVTRIRAEWPTAREPLVIGTGGLAAMLAPICPALEVVDPDLTLRGLLLAYRILRSDAIE